The DNA segment AGAACAGACCACCGGCCCGCGTACGCCTCCTTGGAGCGCGTGCTCGCCGCCGGTAAGGGTGAAACGGTGGGGTAAGAGCCCACCGCGAGGGCGGTAACGTCCTCGGCATGGCAGACCCCATCGGGAGCAAGGCCGCGTAGGCGGGCGCGGACGTCGCGAAAGCGCCGTCCAAAGGGCGACTCGCCCGAGCCCGTGGGTTGGCTGCTCGAGCCGTTCGGTAACGACCGGCCTAGAGGAATGATCGTCGGCGCGGCGGGGGCGATCCCGTCGCGACACAGAACTCGGCTTATGCGGCACCCGGACCGCTTCGAGCCTGTCCTCGCGAGGGGGTGGGCTCGAGGTGTTTTTTGTGGGCCCTCGCGTGGTCCCGGCGGCCGGGCGGCCGCGACCGCGAGAGGGTGCGGGGACGGTGCGGGGGGATGGAGGTGTCCGTGACGGCGGGTGGGCAGACGCCGTGTCGTGCGCGCGGTGCGCGCGGTGCGCGGTGCGCGGGGGATGGTGGAGGGGCGCGCGGGCCCCACCCACGCGGGTGGCACCGCGCGCTCCCCCACCCGTCCCCGCCCCTCGCGCGCCCCGCGCGCACGCCGCCGGCGGACACCCGACCGCGCCCGTGGAGCGCAAGCCCGAAGCGCCCCAGAAGCCGCGCCTACGGCCGAGTGGCCGCGAGCCTCGCGAGGCCGTCGGCCACCGACAGCTCGGGCGCGTACCCGAGGTCCCGCTTCACGGCGGAGATGTCGTACCAGTGCGCGGTGGCGAGCTGCCGCGCGATGAAGCGCGTCATCGGGGGCTCGTCGCTCCTCCGGAGGAGGGTCCACACTCCCTCCAGCAGCGCGCCCACGCCCACCGCGAGGCCTGGCGAGACCGACTTCGTGCAAGGAGGCAGCCCCGCGGCCGCGAGGATGCCGTTGATGAGCTCGCGCTGCGGCATGGGCTCGCCCTGCGTGACGAAATAGGCCTTCCCCGCGCACGGAGCCCCTGGACCGAGGGCGTCGAGGGCGAGCACGTGGGCCAAGACGGCGTTGTCGACGTACACCGAATCGACGAGCTTCTCGCCGCCGCCCACGAGGCGGAGCCGCCCGGCGCGCGCGCGGGCGAGCACGCGCGCCGTAAGCTGGGTATCGCCGGGACCCCATATGAGGTGAGGGCGAAGCGCGACGGTCGCGAGCGTGGGGCCGTTGGCCGCGAGCACGAGCCGCTCGGCGTGGGCCTTGGTCGCCGGGTAGTGAGCGTCGAAGTGCGTGGCGTACGGAGCGCTCTCGTCGACGCCCTCCACGTCGCCTCCACTGTGGATGACCGACGGCGTGCTCGTGTAGACGAGCTTGCGGATGCCGAGCGTCCGACACGCCGCGAGCACGTTCTCGGTGCCGATGACGTTCGCGCGGTGGAAGCTCTCGCGGCTCCCCCAGGCCCCGGCCTTCGCGGCCACGTGAAGGACCGCGTCGCAGCCCTCGAGCGCGGTCATGACGGCGGCCGTATCGCCCAAATCGGCGCGCACCACCTCCGCCCCGAGCTCGCGAAGCTGCGGGGCGTCGCTGCGTTGCACGCTGCGCACAGCTTCGCCGCGCGCGAGGAGCCGCCGGACGATCGCGCCCCCGAGGAAACCTCCGCCCCCGGTCACCACGATCATGGGATTCGCTCCTGCGCCCAGACGGCGAGCTTCTCGCGCCCGATCTTGGCGTTGTGCCGGATATCGACCGGGAAGCCTGGGTGCACGAGAAACTGCGCGATTCCGGCGGTGTGGGGGTGCTCCTTGCCGAGCGCTCGGAGCTCGTCGCAGAGGGCGGCGTTGGAGAGCTTCGACGCGGGCTCGCGCTCCACGCAGAGCACGGGCACGCGCTCGCCTCCGACGTCGACGCCCACGAGCGCGGTGCGGAATACCCCGGGGTGCGTGTTGAAGATCTCTTCCACCGGCGTGGAGAACAGCGTGGTCTCGCGAAGCTCGACGCGGTGCGACTTGCGCCCACCGAACCAGAGCCGCCCCTCGGCGTCGAAGTAACCCACGTCGCCCATGCGGTGGACGAGCACGCCGTCGCGATCGATCTTCGCGCGACTCGTCGCCTCGGGAGCCGCGTAGTAGCTGCGCGTCACGGTCGGCCCGGAGACCGTGATCTCGCCCATCTCGCCGACCGGAAGCTCCCGCGCCTCCGACCACGTGGGAATAGGCTCGTCGGTGATCGCGATGACGCGCACGTCGTTCGGCGGGACCGGGCGCCCGACGCACACGCCGAGGCCGCGCTCGGTCGCCGCGCGTGTCTCACCGAGCACGGCGCGGCTCCCGATGCTCGCGACCGGCAAGGCCTCAGTGGCGCCGTACGGTGTGAAGATTTCGGCGTCTTCCCCGAGCATGAGGTGAACCCGCTCGAGGGTCGCGGCGGGGACGGGCGCGCCTGCCGAGATGATGCGCCTCACGGTGGGCCACTTCACGCCGTTCGCGGCCCCGTGCCGACTGACTGT comes from the Myxococcales bacterium genome and includes:
- a CDS encoding NAD-dependent epimerase/dehydratase family protein encodes the protein MIVVTGGGGFLGGAIVRRLLARGEAVRSVQRSDAPQLRELGAEVVRADLGDTAAVMTALEGCDAVLHVAAKAGAWGSRESFHRANVIGTENVLAACRTLGIRKLVYTSTPSVIHSGGDVEGVDESAPYATHFDAHYPATKAHAERLVLAANGPTLATVALRPHLIWGPGDTQLTARVLARARAGRLRLVGGGEKLVDSVYVDNAVLAHVLALDALGPGAPCAGKAYFVTQGEPMPQRELINGILAAAGLPPCTKSVSPGLAVGVGALLEGVWTLLRRSDEPPMTRFIARQLATAHWYDISAVKRDLGYAPELSVADGLARLAATRP
- a CDS encoding AMP-binding protein; this encodes MAAQRPDAPAIVFPRGRARDGSRTSLRCTYRELDRRSDQIARGLVDYGITRGARTVLMVKPSLELFALTFALFKAGIVPVMIDPGLGLAQLKECLARVEPEAFIGIPPAHAARLVLGWARPTLKRFVTVGRRWFWGGATLAAIAPEPREVEPVLADTQDDETAAILFTSGSTGVAKGVVYTHGHFTSQVELIRETYGIEPGEVDLPTFPLFALFDPALGMTTIIPEMDATRPASVDPVKIHEAIADFGVTNVFGSPALLGTVSRHGAANGVKWPTVRRIISAGAPVPAATLERVHLMLGEDAEIFTPYGATEALPVASIGSRAVLGETRAATERGLGVCVGRPVPPNDVRVIAITDEPIPTWSEARELPVGEMGEITVSGPTVTRSYYAAPEATSRAKIDRDGVLVHRMGDVGYFDAEGRLWFGGRKSHRVELRETTLFSTPVEEIFNTHPGVFRTALVGVDVGGERVPVLCVEREPASKLSNAALCDELRALGKEHPHTAGIAQFLVHPGFPVDIRHNAKIGREKLAVWAQERIP